The Mycolicibacterium flavescens genome has a segment encoding these proteins:
- the hflX gene encoding GTP-binding protein HflX: MTYPDPSTHSAPSAGELALEDRTALRRVAGLSTELTDVSEVEYRQLRLERVVLVGVWTQGSAADAEASLAELAALAETAGSEVLEGVIQRRDKPDASTYIGSGKAAELREIVLATGADTVICDGELSPAQLTALEKAVKVKVIDRTALILDIFAQHATSREGKAQVTLAQMEYMLPRLRGWGESMSRQAGGRAGGAGGGVGLRGPGETKIETDRRRIRERMAKLRRDIKDMKKIRDTQRGGRRRSEVPSVAIVGYTNAGKSSLLNALTGAGVLVENALFATLEPTTRRGEFADGRPFVLTDTVGFVRHLPTQLVEAFRSTLEEVVEADLLVHVVDGSDANPLAQINAVRTVVNEVITGATPGETSNPVDDSAPAPELLVVNKIDAADALTLAQLRRALPDAVFVSARTGDGLERLQQRMAELITPTDTVVDVTIPYERGDLVNRVHADGRVDATEHTAEGTRIKARVPVPLAAALREYATF, encoded by the coding sequence ATGACGTATCCCGATCCTTCTACTCACAGCGCCCCGAGCGCGGGCGAGCTGGCTCTCGAAGACCGTACGGCGCTGCGCCGCGTGGCCGGTTTGTCGACCGAACTGACCGACGTTTCCGAGGTCGAGTACCGCCAGCTGCGCCTGGAACGTGTGGTGCTGGTCGGCGTCTGGACCCAAGGCAGTGCCGCCGACGCCGAGGCCAGCCTGGCCGAGCTGGCCGCACTTGCCGAAACCGCGGGCTCGGAAGTGCTCGAGGGTGTCATCCAGCGCCGCGACAAGCCCGACGCCTCCACCTACATCGGCTCGGGCAAGGCCGCCGAGCTTCGCGAGATCGTGCTCGCGACGGGTGCCGACACCGTCATCTGCGACGGTGAGCTCAGCCCCGCCCAGCTGACTGCCCTGGAGAAGGCGGTCAAGGTCAAGGTCATCGACCGCACCGCGCTCATCCTCGACATCTTCGCCCAGCACGCGACCAGTCGGGAGGGCAAGGCGCAGGTCACCTTGGCGCAGATGGAGTACATGCTGCCCAGGCTGCGCGGTTGGGGCGAGTCGATGTCCCGGCAGGCCGGCGGCCGCGCCGGGGGCGCAGGTGGCGGCGTGGGTCTGCGCGGTCCGGGTGAAACCAAGATTGAGACCGACCGCCGCCGTATCCGCGAGCGGATGGCCAAGCTGCGCCGCGACATCAAGGACATGAAGAAGATCCGCGACACCCAGCGCGGCGGCAGGCGGCGCAGCGAGGTGCCGTCGGTCGCGATCGTGGGCTACACCAACGCGGGTAAATCCAGCCTGCTCAACGCGCTCACCGGAGCGGGCGTGCTGGTGGAGAACGCATTGTTCGCAACACTCGAACCAACAACGCGCCGAGGCGAATTCGCCGACGGCAGGCCGTTCGTGCTGACCGACACCGTCGGGTTCGTCCGTCACCTGCCCACCCAGCTCGTGGAGGCCTTCCGCTCCACGCTGGAGGAGGTCGTCGAGGCCGACCTGTTGGTGCATGTCGTCGACGGATCCGACGCGAATCCGCTCGCTCAGATCAACGCCGTGCGCACGGTGGTCAACGAGGTGATCACCGGAGCCACTCCGGGGGAGACGTCCAATCCGGTCGACGACAGCGCTCCAGCGCCGGAACTGTTGGTGGTCAACAAGATCGACGCGGCCGACGCTTTGACGTTGGCGCAGTTGCGCCGGGCCCTGCCCGATGCGGTGTTCGTCTCAGCGCGCACCGGTGACGGCCTGGAGCGTTTGCAGCAGCGGATGGCCGAGCTGATCACACCCACCGACACCGTGGTCGACGTGACGATCCCTTACGAGCGCGGCGATCTGGTCAACCGCGTGCACGCCGATGGCCGCGTCGATGCCACCGAACACACCGCCGAGGGGACGAGGATCAAGGCCCGGGTTCCGGTTCCACTGGCGGCCGCCTTGCGCGAGTACGCGACGTTCTGA
- the dapF gene encoding diaminopimelate epimerase, which produces MRFAKGHGTQNDFVLLPDLDFELTLAPAAVTALCDRRRGLGADGVLRVTTAQAAQRAGLFEQFPEGVAGDDWYMDYRNADGSIAQMCGNGVRVFAHYLRASGLESRDDFVVGSLAGPRPVVLHHWDATNADVTVEMGKVNQLGTGEAIVGGRPFAGLAVDVGNPHLACVDPDLTFEELTVLDVGAPVSFDAAQFPEGVNIEVLTAPVDGAVTMRVHERGVGETRSCGTGTVAAAVAALAYSGAVTGSLEVRIPGGEVSVTVTEASSFLRGPSVLVAHGELSEEWWRVAQR; this is translated from the coding sequence GTGAGGTTCGCCAAGGGGCACGGCACGCAGAACGATTTCGTGCTGCTGCCCGACCTCGACTTCGAGCTGACGCTGGCCCCGGCGGCGGTGACGGCGCTGTGCGACCGGCGCCGCGGGTTGGGCGCCGACGGTGTGCTGCGGGTGACCACCGCGCAGGCCGCACAGCGTGCCGGTTTGTTCGAACAGTTCCCGGAGGGCGTCGCCGGCGACGACTGGTACATGGACTACCGCAACGCCGACGGGTCGATCGCGCAGATGTGTGGCAACGGGGTCCGGGTGTTCGCGCACTATCTGCGCGCCAGCGGCCTGGAAAGCCGCGACGACTTCGTGGTCGGGTCGCTGGCGGGTCCCCGACCGGTGGTGTTGCACCACTGGGACGCGACGAACGCCGACGTCACCGTCGAAATGGGCAAGGTGAACCAGTTGGGCACCGGGGAGGCGATCGTCGGCGGCAGACCGTTCGCCGGCCTTGCTGTCGACGTCGGCAACCCGCACTTGGCCTGCGTCGACCCCGATCTGACGTTCGAGGAGCTGACCGTCCTCGACGTCGGTGCGCCGGTGTCCTTCGATGCCGCGCAGTTCCCGGAGGGCGTCAACATCGAGGTGTTGACCGCACCCGTGGACGGCGCGGTGACGATGCGGGTGCACGAACGTGGTGTCGGGGAGACCCGGTCGTGCGGAACGGGCACCGTCGCGGCCGCGGTCGCCGCGTTGGCGTACTCCGGCGCGGTCACCGGCAGCCTCGAGGTCCGCATTCCGGGCGGCGAAGTCTCGGTCACCGTCACCGAGGCCAGTAGTTTTCTGCGCGGCCCGTCGGTTCTGGTGGCCCACGGCGAGCTGTCCGAGGAATGGTGGCGCGTTGCGCAACGTTAA
- the miaA gene encoding tRNA isopentenyltransferase MiaA, whose product MRRTASAISRACGSHDERSDTMTRPIAIIGPTGTGKSALALDVAERLDGEIVNADAMQMYRGMDIGTAKLTVQERRGIPHHQLDVLEVTETASVARYQQSAADDIEAILGRGAVPVIVGGSMMYVQSLLDNWTFPATDPAVRARWEQRLAEIGAPALHQELVRVDPDAGASIQPTDGRRIVRALEVVELTGRPFAASFPTIGAPRWDTAIIGLDWPTTLLDERLAQRTDKMFADGLVDEVCALLEGGLREGVTASRALGYAQVLADLDAGGDGSAAREPTFVGTRRYVRRQRSWFRRDHRIAWLDGAGCGLAEETLRVWRDVP is encoded by the coding sequence GTGCGCCGTACGGCGTCGGCTATTTCACGGGCCTGTGGCAGCCACGATGAGCGCTCGGACACGATGACGCGGCCGATCGCGATCATCGGACCGACGGGGACCGGTAAGTCGGCGCTGGCGCTGGACGTGGCCGAACGGCTCGACGGCGAGATCGTGAATGCCGATGCGATGCAGATGTACCGCGGCATGGACATCGGAACCGCGAAGCTGACGGTTCAGGAGCGGCGCGGGATACCGCACCACCAGCTCGACGTGCTCGAGGTGACCGAGACCGCGAGCGTGGCCCGCTATCAGCAGTCGGCCGCCGACGACATCGAGGCCATCCTCGGTCGCGGTGCGGTGCCCGTCATCGTGGGCGGGTCGATGATGTATGTCCAATCGCTGCTCGACAACTGGACGTTCCCGGCCACCGACCCGGCGGTGCGCGCACGCTGGGAGCAGCGGCTCGCGGAGATCGGGGCGCCCGCACTGCATCAGGAACTGGTCCGCGTGGACCCCGACGCCGGCGCCTCCATCCAGCCCACCGACGGACGGCGCATCGTGCGCGCGCTCGAGGTGGTCGAACTGACCGGCCGGCCGTTCGCCGCGTCGTTTCCCACCATCGGCGCACCGCGCTGGGACACCGCGATCATCGGACTCGACTGGCCCACAACGCTTCTCGACGAAAGACTGGCTCAGCGAACCGACAAGATGTTCGCCGACGGACTCGTCGACGAGGTTTGCGCGCTGCTGGAAGGCGGGCTGCGTGAGGGGGTCACCGCGTCGCGGGCGCTGGGTTACGCGCAGGTCCTCGCCGACCTCGACGCCGGTGGCGACGGCTCGGCGGCACGCGAGCCGACGTTCGTCGGCACCCGCCGCTATGTCCGCAGGCAACGGTCCTGGTTCCGCCGTGACCACCGCATCGCCTGGCTGGACGGCGCCGGCTGCGGCCTCGCGGAGGAGACGCTGCGGGTGTGGCGAGACGTACCCTGA
- a CDS encoding conserved alanine rich protein, producing the protein MDGVLSAIAIVPSAPVMVPELAGSAAPELADLREAVFTAVAGLPSRWVAVGVGPSDQVVGPDQAGTFAGYGVDVRVALSPGGDGDPVAMPLCALITGWVRGAARPEASAEVRVYSAGHVDAALAHGERLRAEIGEAGDPVGVLVVADGANTLTPSAPGGFDPDSVPVQDALDDALAGGETAPLTRLPASVVGRVAFGVLAGLVGPGPRSAKELYRGAPYGVGYFTGLWQPR; encoded by the coding sequence GTGGACGGCGTGCTGAGCGCCATCGCGATCGTCCCGTCGGCACCGGTCATGGTGCCCGAACTCGCCGGAAGCGCCGCGCCGGAACTGGCCGACCTGCGCGAGGCGGTGTTCACCGCGGTGGCCGGCCTTCCGTCGCGCTGGGTCGCGGTCGGGGTGGGGCCCTCCGATCAGGTCGTCGGTCCCGATCAGGCCGGGACGTTCGCCGGCTACGGCGTCGACGTCAGGGTCGCGTTGTCTCCAGGCGGCGACGGCGATCCGGTCGCGATGCCGTTGTGCGCCCTGATCACCGGCTGGGTGCGCGGTGCGGCCCGCCCCGAGGCCTCCGCCGAGGTGCGGGTCTACAGCGCCGGCCACGTCGACGCCGCGCTGGCCCACGGCGAGCGACTGCGCGCCGAGATCGGCGAGGCGGGCGACCCCGTCGGCGTCCTCGTCGTCGCCGACGGAGCCAACACGTTGACGCCCTCCGCGCCGGGGGGTTTCGACCCGGACTCGGTCCCCGTACAAGACGCGCTCGACGATGCGCTGGCCGGCGGCGAGACCGCGCCGCTGACCCGATTGCCCGCGTCGGTGGTGGGGCGGGTCGCCTTCGGGGTGCTGGCCGGGTTGGTCGGTCCCGGCCCGCGGTCGGCCAAGGAGCTGTACCGCGGTGCGCCGTACGGCGTCGGCTATTTCACGGGCCTGTGGCAGCCACGATGA
- a CDS encoding putative conserved alanine, valine and leucine rich membrane protein, translating to MAGMSAGVDLAVVLALGAAVFVAIGDVIHQRQAHEVADEPVGHLELFTRLLRDRQWWLGSFVAAAGFALQAAALGVGSVLLVQAILVTSLLFALPIHARLSHQRVTRWQWTWAALLAASVVVIVTVGNPTEGDSRASWETWTAVLVLLVPALVLCVIGAGIWKGPFSAVLLALVSGALWGLFAVLTKGVVDRLGDGLEALLRTPELYVWVVVAVAGTAWQQASFRAGSLTASLPTMTVTEPVVAAVLGVVVLGETLRPGEEGWLVLIVAVVVMVVSTAALARGEAATAAQPASH from the coding sequence ATGGCCGGCATGAGCGCTGGGGTCGATCTGGCCGTCGTCCTGGCCCTGGGCGCCGCTGTGTTCGTGGCGATCGGCGACGTGATCCACCAGCGGCAGGCCCATGAGGTCGCCGACGAGCCAGTCGGTCATCTGGAGCTGTTCACCCGGCTGCTGCGCGACCGGCAGTGGTGGCTGGGCAGCTTCGTGGCCGCCGCGGGGTTCGCATTGCAGGCGGCCGCGCTCGGCGTGGGGTCCGTGCTTCTGGTCCAGGCGATCCTGGTGACCTCGCTGCTGTTCGCACTGCCGATCCACGCCCGGCTCTCGCATCAGCGGGTGACGCGTTGGCAGTGGACGTGGGCGGCGCTGCTGGCGGCGTCGGTCGTCGTGATCGTGACGGTCGGAAACCCGACCGAGGGGGACTCTCGGGCCTCGTGGGAAACCTGGACCGCGGTGCTGGTGTTGCTCGTTCCGGCGCTGGTGTTGTGCGTCATCGGCGCCGGCATCTGGAAGGGACCCTTCAGCGCGGTGCTACTCGCGCTGGTATCCGGAGCGTTGTGGGGGCTGTTCGCCGTGTTGACCAAGGGCGTGGTCGACCGTCTCGGGGACGGGCTCGAAGCCCTGCTACGCACACCTGAGTTGTACGTCTGGGTGGTCGTGGCGGTCGCGGGTACGGCGTGGCAGCAGGCGTCGTTTCGCGCCGGGTCGCTGACCGCGTCGCTGCCGACGATGACGGTGACCGAACCGGTGGTCGCCGCGGTGCTCGGCGTCGTCGTGCTGGGGGAGACGCTGCGGCCGGGCGAGGAGGGCTGGCTCGTGCTGATCGTCGCGGTGGTGGTGATGGTGGTTTCGACGGCCGCGCTCGCCCGCGGCGAAGCCGCCACCGCCGCCCAGCCCGCATCGCATTAG
- a CDS encoding protein of uncharacterised function (DUF349) encodes MASPPTSDPHRFGRVDPDGTVWLITGSGERIIGSWQAGDTEAAYAHFGRRFDDLQTEVALMESRLETGTGDARKIKTAAQSLAETLPTAHVLGDVDAIAERLQAIINHADETAQAEKARREELRAAQTARKEALAAEAEDIAANSTQWKAAGDRLREILDEWRTITGLDRKTDDALWKRYSAAREQFNRRRGSHFAELDRERAGARQAKEALCERAEGLADSTDWGPTSAAFRELLNEWKAAGRAAKDVDDALWQRFKAAQDKFFGARNAASAERDAEFRANAQAKEALLAEAEKIDTSDLDAARAALRVIGDKWDAIGKVPRERGAELERRLRAVEKKVREAQTHGVDPEAQARADQFRVRAEQYERQAEKAAAAGRDKDAAEARANAEQWRQWADAAAEAVGKTR; translated from the coding sequence GTGGCCTCGCCGCCGACCAGCGATCCACACCGGTTCGGCCGCGTCGACCCCGACGGCACGGTGTGGCTGATCACCGGCTCGGGTGAACGGATCATCGGATCGTGGCAGGCCGGCGACACCGAGGCCGCCTACGCGCACTTCGGCCGGCGCTTCGACGACCTGCAGACCGAGGTCGCGCTGATGGAGAGCCGGCTCGAGACCGGCACCGGAGACGCCCGCAAGATCAAAACGGCCGCGCAGTCGCTGGCCGAGACCCTGCCGACGGCCCACGTGCTCGGCGACGTCGACGCGATCGCCGAGCGCCTGCAGGCGATCATCAACCACGCCGACGAGACCGCGCAGGCCGAGAAGGCCAGGCGCGAGGAGTTGCGCGCCGCGCAGACCGCCCGCAAGGAGGCACTGGCCGCCGAGGCCGAGGACATCGCCGCCAACTCCACCCAGTGGAAGGCCGCAGGCGACCGGCTGCGGGAGATCCTCGACGAGTGGCGCACGATCACCGGACTGGACCGCAAGACCGATGACGCCCTGTGGAAGCGCTATTCGGCGGCGCGCGAGCAGTTCAACCGCAGGCGCGGGTCGCATTTCGCCGAACTCGACCGCGAACGCGCAGGCGCCCGGCAGGCCAAGGAGGCGCTGTGCGAGCGCGCCGAGGGATTGGCCGACTCGACGGACTGGGGTCCCACGAGCGCGGCTTTCCGCGAACTGCTGAACGAATGGAAGGCGGCTGGGCGCGCGGCCAAGGACGTCGACGACGCGCTGTGGCAGCGGTTCAAGGCGGCCCAGGACAAGTTCTTCGGGGCGCGCAATGCGGCCAGCGCCGAGCGCGACGCCGAGTTCCGCGCCAACGCACAGGCCAAGGAGGCGCTGCTGGCCGAGGCGGAAAAGATCGACACCTCCGATCTCGACGCGGCGCGCGCCGCGCTGCGGGTGATCGGCGACAAGTGGGACGCCATCGGCAAGGTGCCCCGCGAACGCGGCGCCGAGTTGGAGCGGCGTCTGCGCGCGGTGGAGAAGAAGGTCCGCGAGGCGCAGACGCACGGTGTCGATCCCGAAGCCCAGGCGCGTGCCGACCAATTCCGGGTCCGCGCAGAGCAATACGAGCGTCAGGCGGAGAAGGCCGCCGCCGCTGGCCGGGACAAGGACGCCGCCGAGGCCCGCGCCAACGCCGAGCAGTGGCGGCAGTGGGCGGACGCGGCCGCCGAGGCGGTCGGCAAGACCCGCTAG
- a CDS encoding putative transmembrane protein, with protein MHTVTAPDDNGFEEFKGDIEAAERRVAGEIDPGARALVIAIGVFVLLVSFILPHTGEVRGLDVLLGGETALREGITLPLRVFAWLVLVFGVGFSMLALLTRRWALAWIALAGSTVATLLGLLAVWSRQTAPDRYPGPGIGLIIAWIAVAVVTFHWARAVWSRTALQLAAEEERRRAAADQQKKGLLDNLGNADNLGNRENPDDREDPDDRENPDGPS; from the coding sequence ATGCACACGGTGACGGCGCCCGACGACAACGGCTTCGAGGAGTTCAAGGGCGACATCGAGGCCGCCGAGCGGCGCGTAGCGGGCGAGATCGACCCCGGCGCACGAGCTCTGGTGATCGCCATCGGGGTGTTTGTGCTGCTGGTGTCGTTCATCCTGCCGCACACCGGCGAGGTGCGCGGTCTGGATGTGCTCCTCGGCGGTGAAACGGCGCTGCGCGAGGGGATCACCCTACCGTTGCGCGTATTCGCTTGGCTGGTACTGGTATTCGGCGTCGGCTTCTCGATGCTCGCGCTGCTTACCCGGCGCTGGGCGTTGGCTTGGATCGCGCTGGCGGGTTCCACGGTGGCGACGCTTCTCGGTTTGTTGGCGGTGTGGTCGCGCCAGACCGCCCCCGATCGCTACCCGGGACCGGGCATCGGGCTGATCATCGCGTGGATCGCGGTGGCAGTGGTGACTTTTCATTGGGCCAGGGCGGTGTGGTCGCGCACGGCGCTGCAGTTGGCCGCCGAGGAGGAACGGCGCCGGGCGGCTGCGGACCAACAGAAAAAGGGTCTACTCGACAACCTCGGAAACGCCGACAACCTCGGAAACCGCGAGAACCCCGACGACCGCGAGGACCCCGACGACCGCGAGAACCCCGACGGGCCGAGCTGA
- the miaB gene encoding MiaB family RNA modification protein, translated as MVTREGAAERAVRPHATDESSHAPATTRTYQVRTYGCQMNVHDSERLSGLLEGAGYQRAAEGEDADVVVFNTCAVRENADNKLYGNISHLAPRKQANPDMQIAVGGCLAQKDRAAVLDRAPWVDVVFGTHNIGSLPTLLERARHNNTAQVEIVEALQEFPSALPAARESAYAAWVSVSVGCNNTCTFCIVPALRGKEVDRRPGDVLAEVQTLVEQGVLEITLLGQNVNAYGVSFADPEEPRDRGAFAKLLRACGGIDGLERVRFTSPHPAEFTDDVIAAMAETPNVCPTLHMPLQSGSDRILRAMRRSYRAERYLGIIDRVRAAIPHAAITTDLIVGFPGETEEDFQATLDVVEQARFASAFTFQYSKRPGTPAAELPDQVPKAVVSERYQRLIDLQEKISLEENRALVGHTVEVLVAAGEGRKDATTARMSGRARDGRLVHFNPQRLEIRPGDVVTSTVTGAAPHHLIADSPVHTHRRTRAGDTHAEGLRPRTGVGLGIPGIGAPATPAAATGCTR; from the coding sequence ATGGTGACGCGAGAGGGAGCGGCCGAGCGGGCCGTTCGCCCGCACGCGACCGACGAGTCCTCGCATGCGCCGGCGACGACCCGCACGTACCAGGTCCGTACCTACGGCTGCCAGATGAACGTGCACGACTCCGAGCGACTCTCGGGGTTGCTGGAGGGCGCCGGATACCAACGCGCCGCCGAGGGCGAGGACGCCGACGTCGTGGTGTTCAACACCTGCGCCGTCCGCGAGAACGCCGACAACAAGCTCTACGGCAACATCAGCCACCTGGCGCCGCGCAAGCAGGCCAACCCGGATATGCAGATCGCAGTCGGCGGCTGTCTGGCGCAGAAGGACCGGGCCGCCGTGCTGGACCGGGCACCGTGGGTCGACGTCGTGTTCGGCACCCACAACATCGGGTCGTTGCCCACGCTGCTCGAGCGCGCCAGACACAACAACACGGCCCAGGTCGAGATCGTCGAGGCGCTGCAGGAGTTCCCGTCGGCGCTGCCCGCCGCGCGCGAATCCGCATATGCCGCTTGGGTGTCGGTGTCGGTGGGCTGCAACAACACCTGCACGTTCTGCATCGTGCCCGCCCTGCGCGGCAAAGAAGTCGACCGGCGGCCCGGTGACGTGCTCGCCGAGGTGCAGACACTCGTCGAACAAGGCGTGCTCGAGATCACGCTGCTCGGCCAGAACGTCAACGCCTACGGCGTGTCCTTCGCCGACCCCGAAGAACCGCGGGACCGCGGCGCGTTCGCCAAGCTGCTGCGCGCCTGCGGCGGCATCGACGGACTCGAACGGGTGCGGTTCACCTCACCGCACCCCGCGGAGTTCACCGACGACGTGATCGCCGCGATGGCCGAGACACCGAATGTCTGCCCGACGCTGCACATGCCGCTGCAATCCGGATCCGACCGCATTCTGCGGGCGATGCGACGGTCCTACCGCGCCGAGCGCTACCTCGGCATCATCGACCGCGTCCGCGCCGCGATACCGCACGCGGCGATCACCACCGACCTCATCGTCGGTTTTCCGGGTGAGACCGAGGAGGACTTCCAGGCCACGCTCGACGTCGTCGAGCAGGCGCGGTTCGCCAGCGCGTTCACCTTCCAGTACTCCAAGCGGCCCGGCACCCCCGCCGCCGAGTTACCCGATCAGGTCCCCAAAGCCGTTGTGAGCGAACGCTATCAACGTTTGATCGACCTCCAGGAGAAGATTTCCCTCGAGGAGAACCGCGCTTTGGTCGGCCATACCGTCGAAGTCCTGGTGGCCGCCGGTGAGGGCCGCAAAGACGCCACGACGGCCAGAATGTCGGGTCGGGCCCGCGACGGCCGCCTCGTGCACTTCAACCCGCAGCGACTCGAGATCCGCCCCGGCGACGTCGTGACCTCGACCGTGACCGGTGCCGCTCCGCACCACCTGATCGCCGATTCGCCCGTGCACACCCACCGGCGCACCAGGGCCGGCGACACCCACGCCGAAGGCCTTCGCCCGCGCACCGGTGTGGGCCTGGGTATACCGGGCATCGGCGCACCGGCGACACCGGCTGCCGCGACGGGATGCACACGGTGA
- the artM_2 gene encoding polar amino acid ABC transporter ATPase, translating into MKISESDGKEVDPTQSSVPMISISDVNKHFGNLHVLKDINLEVERGEVIVVLGPSGSGKSTLCRTINRLEPIDSGTITIDGEVLPEEGRKLAELRSDVGMVFQSFNLFAHKTILENVTLAPMKVRKKSKNEAREKAMQLLERVGIANQADKYPAQLSGGQQQRVAIARSLAMNPKVMLFDEPTSALDPEMINEVLNVMTSLAKDGMTMLVVTHEMGFARGAANRVVFMADGAIVEAAEPQQFFTNPQSERAKDFLGKILHH; encoded by the coding sequence ATGAAGATCAGCGAGTCGGACGGAAAAGAGGTCGATCCGACTCAGTCAAGCGTGCCCATGATCTCGATCTCGGATGTCAACAAACACTTCGGCAATCTGCATGTGCTCAAAGACATCAACCTCGAGGTGGAGCGCGGCGAGGTGATCGTGGTGCTCGGTCCTTCGGGCTCGGGCAAGTCGACGTTGTGCCGCACCATCAATCGGCTCGAGCCCATCGATTCGGGCACCATCACGATCGACGGCGAGGTGCTGCCCGAGGAGGGGCGCAAGCTCGCCGAGTTGCGGTCTGACGTGGGTATGGTGTTCCAGTCCTTCAACCTGTTCGCCCACAAGACGATCCTCGAGAACGTCACGCTGGCTCCGATGAAGGTGCGCAAGAAGTCCAAGAACGAGGCCCGCGAGAAGGCGATGCAGCTACTCGAGCGGGTGGGTATCGCCAACCAGGCCGACAAGTACCCGGCGCAGCTGTCCGGCGGGCAGCAGCAGCGGGTGGCGATCGCGCGGTCTCTGGCAATGAACCCGAAGGTGATGCTGTTCGACGAACCGACCAGCGCGCTGGACCCCGAGATGATCAACGAAGTGCTCAACGTGATGACGTCGCTGGCCAAAGACGGGATGACGATGCTGGTGGTGACGCACGAAATGGGTTTCGCCCGCGGCGCGGCCAACCGGGTGGTGTTCATGGCCGACGGCGCGATCGTCGAAGCGGCCGAACCCCAGCAGTTCTTCACCAACCCGCAAAGCGAGCGTGCCAAGGACTTTCTCGGCAAGATCCTTCACCACTAG
- the fliY_2 gene encoding periplasmic component of amino acid ABC-type transporter/signal transduction system — MPSFSKRVLGALALAVALPLSVTACGGGDEDTIVIGTKFDQPGLGLKNPDGTMSGFDVDVARYVAQQLGYPEDKIEWKEAPSGQRETLIQNGQVKYIVATYSITDARQEKVDFAGPYLITGQSLLVRADNTDITGEASLENNKKLCSVSGSTPAQRIKDKYSGVQLQQYDTYSACIEALKNGAIDAVTTDEVILAGYAAQSPGAFKVVGGTFSEERYGVGLKKGDSELLTQINDALAKMEQEGAWKKAWDDNLGAAGIPAPKPPQINQS, encoded by the coding sequence ATGCCATCCTTTTCCAAGCGCGTTCTGGGAGCGCTCGCGCTCGCCGTCGCGCTGCCACTGTCTGTGACCGCATGCGGCGGGGGTGACGAGGACACGATCGTCATCGGCACCAAGTTCGACCAGCCCGGGCTGGGACTGAAGAATCCCGACGGCACCATGAGCGGCTTCGACGTCGACGTGGCCAGGTACGTGGCACAACAACTCGGGTATCCCGAGGACAAGATCGAGTGGAAGGAAGCCCCTTCGGGTCAGCGCGAGACGCTGATCCAGAACGGTCAGGTGAAGTACATCGTCGCGACGTACTCGATCACCGACGCGCGCCAGGAGAAGGTCGACTTCGCGGGGCCGTATCTGATCACGGGGCAGAGCCTGCTGGTGCGCGCCGACAACACCGACATCACCGGTGAGGCGTCGCTGGAGAACAACAAGAAGCTGTGTTCGGTGTCGGGTTCGACACCGGCGCAACGCATCAAGGACAAGTACTCCGGTGTGCAGCTGCAGCAGTACGACACGTACTCGGCGTGCATCGAGGCGTTGAAGAACGGCGCGATCGATGCGGTGACGACAGACGAGGTGATCCTGGCGGGCTATGCGGCCCAAAGCCCGGGCGCGTTCAAGGTCGTCGGCGGCACCTTCTCCGAGGAGCGGTACGGGGTCGGTTTGAAGAAGGGCGATTCCGAGTTGCTGACGCAGATCAACGACGCGCTGGCAAAGATGGAGCAGGAAGGCGCCTGGAAGAAGGCCTGGGACGACAACCTCGGGGCCGCGGGCATTCCCGCGCCGAAGCCGCCGCAGATCAACCAGAGCTGA